The sequence TGAACATTCAAAACTTTTAATCGTTGCATACATCCTAGCAGTCCACTCATACACATTATTCCTAGCATTCACTCACGTCAGTCATACCATCCTAACAGTCATCAATAAAGCCAACGTCACAcaattttctgtatattttgtgtgtatttatgaattttatttaatatgatTTATGCAGCTTGCTCGCTTCGGAGGAATCGGCTGTTTCATAGGACAAGGACAAAGGATTATTAAGAACTACGAAAAATTGTAGTACACACCGAAGGCCCATGAAACTTCTTGCAGGCGGGGAACACGGATTTGGCCGTTTCCGATGTTCTGCTGGCCGCGGAAACTGCAAACAGTACGTGGCAACAGTCGATTCCTTCTTCCAGGACGTCCGTCTGCCATTGCATAAGGCAATaaagtaaatttttatttaaaatgatttcattattaatttcaattaaattttgtatcgtttttttaccatatgtttttttttaagaCTAATGTATTGCTTCACTCGTGACTTTTCCTACGAGGATACCGCAAATGAGGTATACGACGTGGGAAAAGACGAGGATATTTTGTCGACGAACAAACTGCTATTGTTCGCAGATGATAGTGGATCATCACGCTTGCAAAATGCAGGCGGGGTTAATGAAGCAGGATCTGCAATCGTTGTACAGGTAATTTTTATaccgtttttaattaattttgttattattcctGTCCTTTACTACAgtactttaaatattatttcagatcGATGTAGCCAAATTCGGCAAAAGAAAGTACAACCGTGGCCGAATCGTCGACGGCCACTGGGTGCTTGGTATGGTCGACACATCGACCAACGATTGCGGAATGGTTGTCGTTCAAGATGGGAGGCGGCAACATTGATCCccctaataaaagaaaatgttgcAGCTCGCAGCAGGATCCATACCGTCTCATTTAAAAGTTACATGGTTCTCGCTGCTGAAGGATACATCCATAAGATAGTTAATCACAGCGTCTTTGTTGGTAAATATCTCGGTTTGGTCAACCCACCACGAAATTTCCGGCCGCCGCGCCGCAGGGCGGCCGGTCACGTTAAtgtgatattaaataaatgttttgtacATCCTTTAATTGTTAGCTCACGATGGAACTCATACGCAGAAAATCGAAGCTAACTGGCGACTCGCAAAAGATTGGATGCGTGGAAGGAGCCGCTTCCACGACGAAGACTTTGCCGATCGTCTGTGTGAATTTCTATGGCGTAGGTTTTGTTAAACTAACCAAATACATCGAATCAGCGAATCAATCAATGCGTTAAACGCCACTAAACCATTGGTTTCCTGAACTTTTCATTTGCATTTTTGGATATTTTAGGTCGAAAACTACaagatttgataatttttggtccCGTAAAACGAAGTTTGACCCTTAAATTAAACCAACCTTCGGTTAAAAGAAAGTTTGGTtggttagattaggttatgTATTTGACTATTTTAGAAAAAGTGCACATAGACTTTAGGCAAAAATTTGAGTTTGGCGTCTCCCATGGACttcaatgtaaaaatttttcgaaTAAGTCGATATCAGCAAAAATGATTATGATATTCGTAAATGGCATGAAAAAGTACGTTGAAATTGTAATGGTTGGCTATAGTGAATCCTTTGATCCTTTGACTCAACTTACTTCAC comes from Osmia lignaria lignaria isolate PbOS001 chromosome 8, iyOsmLign1, whole genome shotgun sequence and encodes:
- the LOC117609777 gene encoding uncharacterized protein LOC117609777 translates to MYCFTRDFSYEDTANEVYDVGKDEDILSTNKLLLFADDSGSSRLQNAGGVNEAGSAIVVQIDVAKFGKRKYNRGRIVDGHWVLGMVDTSTNDCGMVVVQDGRRQH